The genomic interval TTCAAAGCTGTAAAAACATATCAGTCTTCCTTCATAAATCAATCCGAATCCCTGGCTGGGTTTTCCGTCATGTTCGTGGATTTTGGGTAAGCCGTTTGCAAAATTATATTTCTGATGATATACCGGATGGTTAAAGGGAAGTTCGATAAAGGTGAGTTCGGGAAATACTTTTTTCATTTCCAGGCGGATGAATTTATCCAGCCCATAGTTATCATCAATGTGGAGAAAGCCACCAGACATCAGGTACTTTCGCAGATTACGTGCTTCAGCATCTGTAAACACTACGTTTCCATGGCCGGTCATATGCACAAAAGGATAGGAGAAAATTTCCGGGCTGCCTACATCTACTACTTCTTCTTCCGGCGCAATATTCATTTTTAGGTTTTTATTGCAGAAATTAATCAGATTGGGTATAGAGGTTTTATTGGCATACCAGTCGCCGCCACCATTATATTTGAGCTTGGCAATTTTATATGATGGCACCTGTGCTACACTTTGCTTAGTAAGCAGCAGAACCAGCGCACTCAGGAGAAACAGGAAGGTTTTATAGAAAGAAGAATTATTAATTGTATACATAGATTGAATAAAACAGATCAGAAAAGTAACACAAAACTTTTGTTTTCAGAAATCTAAGTTTACCCTTTTCAGAGACCAGATACTAAAAACTGAAGACTATTTCCTACTAACGGCTGTTGATCAGATTTAATATGTGGCAGGCTACGATTCCTGCAGTTTCGGTGCGTAACCGGCTTTCACCCAGACTTACAGCTAAAAATCCTTTTGCCTGGGCGAGTCTGATTTCTTCCGGAGAAAAATCTCCTTCCGGGCCAATCAACACACAATATTCTTTACCTTGTTGAGCAAGCTGCTGTAATAATTCCCGCTTTCCTTCTTCCAAATGCGCAATAAACCGCTGTTCGGGCAAGGGTTGTTCTATAAATTTTTTATAGGAAATAATTTCATGAATAGCTGGTAATCTGCTTTTCAGCGATTGTTTCATGGCTGCTATTGCGATTTTTTCTACCCGGTCTGTTTTAAAAAACTTCCGTTCGGAATGTTCACAGGCGATAAAGCTGATTTCATCTACGCCGAGTTCCACACATTTTTCTACCATCCATTCGGTACGGTCAGCATTTTTGGTGGGTGCAATGGCTATATGGATTGTATACGGTTTATAAGATTCTGTTTGTGTAGAAATGATCTGTAGCTGGCATTTTTTAGGATCTTCTGTCAGCAGCCGCGTTTCAAAAATGTTTCCATTTCCGTCGGTGACATGCACTATATCTCCCTTTTTTATGCGCAATACTTTCAGGCAATGCCTGGCTTCATCCTCTAGCAGGAAAGGAGCTTGTATATTAAAATCGGGGTTATAAAATAATTGCATAGAATAGTTATTTTCAAACAAGCAAACCTTACTGCCTACCTTACCTTAACGCCGTCCTACTTTTATTTTGCATGCCCAAAATAAAAGTAGCAAAACAAAAGGGCAGCACCAATAGAGACTTTTTTCACGCCAGATAAAATCATCGCGCATTCCTCCGGCCTACGCCACAGGCCAAAAAAGTCCGCGCTATTGCTGCACCATCAGCCGCACCCTTGCTTTACCTCTAAATTGTGTGTAATATAAGAAGTGAATTAATTTTAAAAGTTGTGAGTAGAAAGAATCTATAAACAAGAATCGAAGCAAGTAACCATAACATTAAATAAAACAAATATTCCATGCGGGTTAGGATAAATGAAAAGCGGGGCGAGGGTAGGATAGAGCCAGGAAGCATTTTTCATTTTGCCCTTTTGTTTTGTTACTTTTATTTTGGGCATGCAAAATAAAAGTAAAAGCTGGTAAGTGATGGACATACAAATGATTTAAACTTAAAACTAAGTATATACCAGCCTTTCCTAGAGATATGGTAATCAGTAGGCTTTCCAACCCATCAACATCGTTGCATTAGATTACTTTGTTAATGCCTGGAAAATGCTTTCCAGGTTTTTTTCCTCCTGTTTGATACCTATAAGCGTCCAGCTGTTTTCTGCGGCTAAGCGGAATATATCCGGACGAATGTCAATAGAGCCATCCGTATCTATTTCATATTTTCCTGTTCCTTTTTCGCGAAGATTTTGTACCCCAGGCAAGGCAGCCAGCTTGTCTGTTTGAATCTGGTGGTTAAATTCCAGAAAAATAGTCTGGGTGCTACGCTGAAACTGATACAATTCCTGCACCGGACTGTCGGCTACAATTTTGCCCAGGTTAATAATAATTACCCTATCACAGATGGCTTCTACTTCCTGCATAATGTGAGTAGAGAATATTACTGTTTTTTGCCGGCCGGTTTCCTTAATTACCTGCCGTATTTCCACAATCTGGTTGGGATCGAGTCCGGTGGTGGGTTCATCGAGAATGAGTACCTGCGGATCATGAATGAGCGACTGCGCCAGTCCTACCCGTTGCCGGTAACCTTTGGATAGCGAACCTATCTTTTTTCCTTGTTCCCTTCCTAAGCCACATAAATCTATCATCTCCTTTACCCGGTTTGGCAGCGTTTTTCTATTGAGTTTATGCAAGGAGCCAATGAAGTGTAAATATTCATGCACATACATATCCAGATACAGTGGATTATGCTCCGGCAGATAGCCAATATTCCGCCGTACGTCCATTGGTGAGTTTACTACGTCGTATCCGCATACCTGTACCTGTCCATTGGTAGGAGGAAGGTAACAGGTAATAATCTTCATGGTCGTGGATTTTCCGGCACCATTCGGACCCAGAAAACCTACCACCTGGCCAGGATGGGCTTGAAAAGAAATGCCATCTACCGCTTTTTGAGCGCCATACATTTTAGTAAGTGCTGTGATTACTACCGACATAAATAAATGTCCCTTTTACTGCTGGGCTACGTTTTTGTATGGAAAAATTAAGTCTGCAATATAAAACTGCTTTGCAATTGTTAC from Rhodocytophaga rosea carries:
- the gldA gene encoding gliding motility-associated ABC transporter ATP-binding subunit GldA, with product MSVVITALTKMYGAQKAVDGISFQAHPGQVVGFLGPNGAGKSTTMKIITCYLPPTNGQVQVCGYDVVNSPMDVRRNIGYLPEHNPLYLDMYVHEYLHFIGSLHKLNRKTLPNRVKEMIDLCGLGREQGKKIGSLSKGYRQRVGLAQSLIHDPQVLILDEPTTGLDPNQIVEIRQVIKETGRQKTVIFSTHIMQEVEAICDRVIIINLGKIVADSPVQELYQFQRSTQTIFLEFNHQIQTDKLAALPGVQNLREKGTGKYEIDTDGSIDIRPDIFRLAAENSWTLIGIKQEEKNLESIFQALTK
- a CDS encoding 16S rRNA (uracil(1498)-N(3))-methyltransferase, with the protein product MQLFYNPDFNIQAPFLLEDEARHCLKVLRIKKGDIVHVTDGNGNIFETRLLTEDPKKCQLQIISTQTESYKPYTIHIAIAPTKNADRTEWMVEKCVELGVDEISFIACEHSERKFFKTDRVEKIAIAAMKQSLKSRLPAIHEIISYKKFIEQPLPEQRFIAHLEEGKRELLQQLAQQGKEYCVLIGPEGDFSPEEIRLAQAKGFLAVSLGESRLRTETAGIVACHILNLINSR
- a CDS encoding DUF4159 domain-containing protein; translated protein: MYTINNSSFYKTFLFLLSALVLLLTKQSVAQVPSYKIAKLKYNGGGDWYANKTSIPNLINFCNKNLKMNIAPEEEVVDVGSPEIFSYPFVHMTGHGNVVFTDAEARNLRKYLMSGGFLHIDDNYGLDKFIRLEMKKVFPELTFIELPFNHPVYHQKYNFANGLPKIHEHDGKPSQGFGLIYEGRLICFYSFETDLGNGWEDQSVHNDPEEKRQEALKMGANLLYFALTNY